A genomic stretch from bacterium includes:
- a CDS encoding BON domain-containing protein: MKSQKEPAMSMTKEEKLELKIGKAKEAAPAGPQLDPMDEKLEAEIERAADLKAHGIKVVCRGGWVTLIGQVKDPGSKKALGAEASKVPGVKGVTNRIHIRKD; this comes from the coding sequence ATGAAAAGCCAAAAGGAGCCCGCCATGTCCATGACCAAGGAAGAAAAACTGGAACTGAAGATCGGGAAGGCCAAGGAAGCGGCTCCCGCCGGGCCTCAGTTGGACCCCATGGATGAAAAGTTGGAAGCGGAGATCGAAAGGGCCGCCGACCTCAAGGCCCATGGCATCAAGGTCGTCTGCCGCGGCGGGTGGGTCACCTTGATCGGTCAGGTCAAGGACCCGGGATCCAAAAAAGCCCTCGGGGCCGAAGCCTCCAAGGTCCCGGGCGTGAAGGGCGTCACCAACCGCATCCACATCCGCAAGGACTGA
- a CDS encoding NAD(P)/FAD-dependent oxidoreductase, which translates to MNDRKGTIGIIGAGVTGLAAGCYARMNGYDTTIFESHHIPGGLCTSWKKGDDYTIDGCIEWLVGVAPYGPLHQGWLELGALQGKRIVHPEVFMTYEAEGKALHLYSDVDRLEKHLLGFSPQDAKPIHRLTDAIRLFARLDKWNFHWDDLPLAPVYLEKAVWALRTNFRRFSLQFKDPFLRNFFGTVFGMPEMSILMLITPLGWHHNKNGGYPIGGSLEFAKSIEARYRGLGGKVQYEAKVEKILEMNGKVFGLELADGTEHYFDRILAAGDGHMTFERLLENRHNDEELYQRFKNLKPFNPIVVCSYGVRRDMSHEPHGLLLPLDPPLEVAGKPQKYLYVRHYAHDPTLAPRGRTIVKVSFQTDYGYWKALHADPARYEAEKHGLSRKVLALLDKRFLGITSQVEVTDVATPTTFERYTHNWRGSIEGWLPDLKSFLKPLPKTLKGLRGLYFAGQWVQPGGGLPTCLMTGKDIIKRICREDGKAFTTNLPPEGPAQGGPLPDPVGEKDPTYSEELFAHKD; encoded by the coding sequence ATGAACGACCGCAAAGGCACCATCGGCATCATCGGCGCGGGGGTGACCGGGTTGGCCGCCGGCTGTTACGCCCGCATGAACGGCTATGACACCACGATCTTCGAATCGCACCATATCCCCGGAGGGCTCTGCACTTCCTGGAAGAAAGGCGACGACTACACCATCGACGGCTGCATCGAGTGGCTGGTAGGGGTCGCCCCCTACGGACCCTTGCACCAGGGATGGCTGGAACTGGGCGCCCTCCAGGGCAAGCGGATCGTCCACCCGGAAGTCTTCATGACCTACGAGGCCGAAGGGAAGGCCCTCCATCTCTACAGCGACGTGGACCGCCTGGAGAAGCACCTATTGGGTTTCTCGCCCCAGGACGCCAAACCCATCCACCGGCTGACCGACGCCATCCGGCTCTTCGCGCGCCTGGACAAGTGGAATTTCCATTGGGATGACCTTCCCCTGGCCCCCGTCTATTTGGAAAAGGCCGTCTGGGCCCTCCGCACCAACTTCCGCCGTTTTTCCCTGCAGTTCAAGGACCCCTTCCTGAGGAACTTCTTCGGAACGGTCTTCGGCATGCCCGAGATGTCCATCCTCATGCTCATTACACCGCTCGGCTGGCACCACAACAAGAACGGCGGTTATCCCATCGGCGGATCCCTGGAATTCGCCAAGTCCATCGAAGCCCGCTATCGGGGATTGGGCGGGAAGGTCCAATACGAGGCCAAGGTGGAGAAGATCCTGGAGATGAACGGGAAGGTCTTCGGACTGGAGCTGGCCGATGGGACGGAACATTACTTCGACCGCATCCTGGCCGCGGGCGACGGGCACATGACCTTCGAGCGCCTGCTGGAGAACCGCCACAACGACGAGGAGCTCTACCAGCGTTTCAAAAACCTCAAGCCTTTCAACCCCATCGTGGTCTGTTCCTACGGGGTAAGGCGCGACATGTCCCACGAACCCCACGGGCTCCTCCTTCCCCTCGATCCCCCGCTCGAGGTCGCGGGAAAGCCCCAGAAGTACCTCTATGTCCGGCACTATGCCCACGACCCGACCTTGGCGCCCAGAGGCCGCACCATCGTGAAGGTGAGCTTCCAGACCGACTACGGTTACTGGAAAGCCCTTCATGCCGACCCGGCGAGATACGAGGCCGAGAAACACGGGCTTTCCCGGAAGGTGCTGGCCCTTTTGGACAAGCGGTTCCTGGGGATCACCAGCCAGGTGGAAGTGACCGACGTGGCCACCCCCACCACCTTCGAGCGTTACACCCATAACTGGCGGGGCTCTATCGAGGGTTGGCTTCCGGACCTGAAGAGCTTCCTCAAGCCCTTGCCCAAGACCTTGAAGGGCTTGCGGGGACTCTACTTCGCGGGCCAATGGGTCCAGCCCGGCGGGGGCCTTCCCACCTGCCTGATGACCGGCAAGGACATCATCAAAAGGATCTGCAGGGAAGATGGGAAGGCCTTTACCACAAACCTGCCTCCCGAAGGCCCCGCCCAGGGCGGACCGCTCCCGGACCCGGTCGGGGAGAAGGATCCCACTTACAGCGAAGAGCTCTTCGCCCACAAGGATTGA
- a CDS encoding response regulator — MKPSELTLLFADDEAPIRKIYEKSFVPDGFKVILCESAGQVLERLEKQKVDLLVLDLHMPGMDEMDLFAILREKYPALPALVVSGAYSGLVDDFAAKGYDTITFFNKPAPLKELKKSIYKLLKIDALGTFLNDKEVG; from the coding sequence ATGAAACCCTCCGAACTCACCCTCCTTTTCGCCGATGACGAGGCCCCGATCCGCAAGATCTACGAAAAATCCTTTGTCCCGGACGGGTTCAAGGTCATCCTTTGCGAAAGCGCCGGCCAGGTGCTGGAACGGTTGGAAAAGCAGAAGGTGGACCTGCTGGTCCTGGACCTTCATATGCCGGGTATGGATGAGATGGACCTTTTCGCCATCCTTCGGGAGAAATATCCCGCCCTTCCGGCCCTGGTGGTGTCCGGGGCCTATTCGGGGCTGGTGGACGATTTCGCCGCCAAGGGCTACGACACCATCACCTTCTTCAACAAGCCCGCGCCCTTGAAGGAACTCAAAAAGAGCATCTATAAGCTTCTTAAGATCGACGCCCTGGGGACCTTCCTGAACGATAAGGAAGTTGGATAA
- a CDS encoding family 43 glycosylhydrolase, with product MRSHKSRGSVPTRDRKVRQDPFFAWALSALLFAGAAAPLEAKTMARTFQNPILTGFHPDPSFCRVGDDFYLTNSTFEFFPGLPIYHSRDLVHWEQVGNALVRPGQLPLKGASDSGGLYAPTLRYWKGTFYLICDNVSGGGNFIVTARDPAGPWSDPVWLGDYGIDGSLFFDDDGRIYYHRAGADNGNGISQGELDPSSLKLKGPLRKIWEYPGEWNEGPHLYKAQGNYYLISATGGTETHHQEVVARSESPWGPFVSSPHNPLLTERDEPRSPIQCAGHADLVEAPDGSWWAVFLGTRPYQGMSVLGRETFLAPVHWTKDGWPVVGNDHHVALRMAAPRLKPFPVKANPPRTLFTQGSKGLGPEWLHIRNGDPKDVSLEERPGYLRLHAAKDGLDSRWEAPAFVGVRQPALRFTARTALEFAPRQDGEEAGLCVRADEGNHYEIGVGRLGGQVQLFVRNRIKNRDHWIAQRPLASDKVQLEISGNEAKYRFAWSIDGKTWKTLAVSPSADLSREKAGGFTGTVLGLYATSHGRSSEAYADFGWFELTPDSVPAIGAVTRRPAPTPLTPTDHWRILTDREDYRDRAGNLWSWDLGYSGGETSRSWGGIAGTREAELFQHERQGREFSYTLPVPPGKYRVRLKFAETSVREKGKRVFDLSINGRKVLTGFDILEEAGGSDRALEKSFDDVSPNQEGEITLGFAASAGEAKVCALEIERRP from the coding sequence ATGCGATCCCACAAAAGCCGTGGATCCGTCCCGACCAGGGACCGGAAGGTCCGCCAGGACCCCTTTTTCGCCTGGGCCCTTTCCGCCCTGCTGTTCGCCGGAGCGGCCGCTCCCTTGGAGGCCAAGACCATGGCCCGGACCTTTCAGAATCCCATCCTGACCGGGTTCCATCCCGACCCCTCCTTCTGCCGGGTGGGGGACGATTTCTACCTCACCAACTCCACCTTCGAGTTCTTCCCCGGGCTTCCCATCTATCACAGCCGCGACCTGGTGCATTGGGAGCAGGTGGGGAACGCCTTGGTGCGGCCCGGCCAACTGCCCCTGAAAGGGGCGAGCGATTCGGGCGGGCTCTACGCGCCGACCCTTCGCTATTGGAAGGGGACCTTCTACCTGATCTGTGACAACGTGAGCGGGGGCGGGAACTTCATCGTGACCGCCAGGGACCCGGCGGGCCCTTGGTCCGACCCGGTCTGGCTGGGCGACTACGGCATCGACGGGTCCCTCTTCTTCGACGACGACGGGCGCATCTACTACCACCGGGCGGGCGCCGACAACGGCAACGGCATCTCCCAAGGGGAACTGGACCCCTCCAGCCTGAAGCTCAAGGGTCCCTTGAGGAAGATCTGGGAATACCCGGGGGAATGGAACGAAGGCCCGCATCTCTATAAGGCCCAAGGGAACTATTACCTCATCAGCGCGACCGGGGGGACCGAGACCCATCACCAGGAGGTCGTGGCCCGGTCGGAGAGCCCCTGGGGTCCTTTTGTTTCCAGTCCCCACAACCCCCTCCTGACCGAACGGGACGAACCCCGGAGCCCCATCCAATGCGCGGGACACGCCGACCTGGTGGAGGCCCCGGACGGGAGTTGGTGGGCGGTCTTCCTGGGGACCCGGCCTTATCAGGGCATGTCGGTGCTGGGCCGGGAGACCTTCCTGGCGCCGGTGCATTGGACGAAGGATGGCTGGCCGGTGGTGGGCAACGACCATCACGTCGCCCTGCGGATGGCGGCACCCCGGTTGAAGCCGTTCCCCGTGAAGGCCAATCCTCCAAGGACCCTTTTCACCCAGGGCTCGAAGGGCCTGGGGCCCGAATGGCTCCATATCCGAAATGGCGACCCGAAGGATGTCTCTTTGGAGGAACGTCCGGGATACTTGCGCCTGCACGCGGCCAAGGACGGTCTTGACAGCCGTTGGGAGGCACCCGCTTTCGTGGGGGTCCGTCAACCGGCTTTGCGTTTCACCGCCCGGACGGCCCTGGAATTCGCGCCCCGGCAGGACGGGGAGGAGGCGGGCCTTTGCGTGAGGGCCGACGAAGGGAACCATTACGAGATCGGCGTCGGTCGCTTGGGCGGCCAGGTCCAACTCTTCGTGAGGAACCGGATCAAGAACCGGGACCACTGGATCGCCCAAAGGCCGCTTGCGTCGGACAAGGTCCAACTGGAGATATCGGGCAACGAAGCCAAGTACCGCTTCGCCTGGTCCATCGACGGTAAGACCTGGAAAACCCTGGCCGTTTCGCCCAGCGCGGACCTTTCCCGGGAGAAGGCGGGCGGCTTTACGGGGACGGTCCTGGGCCTTTACGCCACCTCCCATGGGAGGTCCTCGGAGGCCTACGCGGATTTCGGGTGGTTCGAATTGACGCCGGACAGTGTCCCCGCGATCGGCGCCGTCACCCGCAGGCCCGCCCCCACGCCCCTGACCCCCACGGACCATTGGCGCATCCTCACTGACCGGGAGGACTACCGGGACCGCGCCGGGAACCTCTGGTCCTGGGACCTGGGCTATTCGGGCGGGGAGACCTCCCGCTCATGGGGCGGCATCGCGGGGACCCGGGAAGCGGAGCTGTTCCAGCATGAGCGTCAGGGCAGGGAATTCAGCTACACCCTTCCGGTCCCGCCGGGCAAGTACCGGGTGCGCCTCAAGTTCGCCGAGACCAGCGTGCGGGAAAAGGGAAAGCGGGTCTTCGACCTTTCGATCAACGGTCGGAAGGTCCTCACGGGTTTCGACATCCTGGAAGAAGCGGGGGGATCCGATCGGGCGCTCGAAAAGAGCTTCGACGACGTATCCCCGAACCAGGAAGGCGAGATCACCCTGGGTTTCGCCGCTTCCGCCGGGGAGGCCAAGGTCTGCGCCCTGGAGATCGAACGGCGGCCTTGA
- a CDS encoding vWA domain-containing protein codes for MAGLSPALAQIAAIHKTMSFPEPNNGAPATVCITVDTASAIPLADILWVVDRSTSMNSGISQIKANIANFTSQLSGQNINYRIGLITFTGTTGHPNITNYGYASSDSQFEGWLTAITTTGGVEPTLQAVTLAGAGPWRTDASRTIILVTDERVDCAEYGSGPLTMSSVAASLYAQGIVIHGVTNDLDPTTAPENRCNPKTLPPMAGGTWLNYSAPASQWTTFLGDLGRVTAQLTNLVIHDPLPTGLAPVAGTYGSATLSGNELIWKQPAMDRGDTWQVCFQANVTAPPGTTLSNTAYFSADQVPEISSSSVSYTLNTPTITATHTPTQTATRTPTSTATATPSHTATPTATNSATSTTTSSATSTPTSTTTSTPTATTTNTTTNTATSTATDSATPTATNTATSTATSSATSTPTDTATRTATSTPTPTATDTATDTATNSATSTATSTATSTASPTTTSTPTETATDTTTSTATDTATNTPTPTLTHTATETPSVTPTFTFTKTPTLTPASAFTVYPNPYNPGTAVRGTVKVLGMPAGASFNVYTVSGELVHSQVASGGPVEWDGLTTGGRPVAAGTYYYVIRQGSNTLATGVLVIWRDRP; via the coding sequence ATGGCTGGCCTGTCGCCGGCCTTGGCCCAGATCGCGGCCATCCATAAGACCATGAGCTTCCCCGAACCGAACAACGGCGCCCCGGCCACCGTCTGCATCACGGTGGACACCGCCAGCGCCATCCCCTTGGCCGACATCCTCTGGGTCGTGGACCGATCCACCTCCATGAATTCCGGGATCTCGCAGATCAAGGCCAACATCGCCAATTTCACTTCCCAACTCTCCGGGCAGAACATCAATTACCGCATCGGGCTCATCACCTTCACGGGCACCACCGGCCACCCCAACATCACCAATTACGGTTACGCCTCCAGCGACTCGCAGTTCGAAGGCTGGCTCACCGCCATCACCACCACCGGCGGGGTCGAACCCACCCTGCAGGCCGTCACCCTGGCCGGGGCCGGACCCTGGCGTACCGACGCCTCCCGCACCATCATCCTGGTCACCGACGAACGCGTTGACTGCGCCGAATACGGCAGCGGTCCCCTGACCATGTCCTCGGTGGCCGCCAGCCTCTACGCCCAGGGCATCGTGATCCACGGCGTCACCAACGACCTCGACCCCACCACCGCCCCCGAGAACCGCTGTAACCCCAAGACCCTTCCTCCCATGGCCGGAGGCACCTGGCTCAACTACTCCGCGCCCGCCTCCCAGTGGACCACCTTCCTCGGCGACCTGGGACGTGTCACCGCCCAGCTCACGAACCTCGTCATCCACGATCCCCTGCCCACCGGGCTCGCCCCCGTGGCCGGAACCTACGGCAGCGCAACGCTCAGCGGCAATGAACTGATCTGGAAACAACCCGCCATGGACCGCGGGGACACCTGGCAGGTCTGCTTCCAGGCCAATGTCACCGCCCCACCCGGCACCACCCTTTCCAACACCGCCTATTTCTCCGCCGACCAGGTGCCTGAGATCAGCTCCAGTTCCGTTTCCTATACCCTGAACACACCGACCATCACGGCCACCCATACCCCCACCCAGACCGCGACCCGGACCCCCACTTCCACGGCCACCGCGACACCCAGCCACACCGCGACCCCGACGGCCACGAACAGCGCCACTTCCACCACGACCAGCAGCGCCACTTCGACCCCGACTTCGACCACCACTTCCACACCAACGGCCACCACGACCAACACCACCACGAACACCGCCACCTCCACGGCCACGGATTCGGCCACACCGACCGCCACTAACACAGCGACCTCCACGGCCACTTCCAGCGCCACCTCCACACCGACGGATACGGCGACCCGAACGGCCACTTCAACACCCACGCCCACCGCCACCGATACGGCCACGGATACCGCGACCAACAGTGCCACCTCAACGGCCACCTCCACCGCTACTTCGACCGCTTCCCCAACCACCACTTCCACCCCGACCGAGACCGCGACGGACACCACGACCTCCACCGCGACGGATACGGCGACCAACACCCCCACCCCGACCCTGACCCACACCGCCACCGAGACCCCCTCGGTCACGCCCACCTTCACCTTCACCAAGACCCCCACCCTCACCCCGGCCTCGGCCTTTACGGTCTACCCGAACCCTTACAACCCCGGCACCGCCGTGCGCGGGACCGTGAAGGTCCTGGGCATGCCGGCCGGCGCCAGCTTCAATGTCTACACCGTCTCGGGTGAACTGGTGCACAGCCAGGTGGCCTCGGGTGGACCGGTGGAATGGGACGGCCTCACGACCGGCGGGCGGCCGGTGGCCGCGGGGACCTACTATTACGTCATTCGCCAGGGCTCGAACACGCTGGCGACCGGCGTACTGGTCATTTGGAGGGATAGGCCATGA
- a CDS encoding PorV/PorQ family protein, whose amino-acid sequence MKKGPFLAGMLLVLPFQAFGEAGYTSANFLKIGTGARAAAMADSFTAVADDPTALYWNPAGLALLSGTGLSTTHGQWLQGVTQDYLALAHKLPDAGGVGLGLTLQDTQAFHATLEDPLGNYAGTGGAVSASDWALSLAYADSLGRFLPGELMANTYAGLKVNILGQDTPSLGDTALSFDAGFLHSIPSAHLLFGLAFQNIGTDLLDHSQPFLVKAGASWYQPAAFAPGDRLTLAVDSDIHEDTGFQPSFGAEYRTPLTQDLAGALRTGVRTTDDLQGFSAMTFGAGLQKDFGDLAAGLDYAFVPYGAIGATHRFTLNISLPQGGSPAGRQDLSAPAQGVPPAGSVPMVGPAQASPGMDELRYSAQNKNPSNNQLEMGRQAMDAGKLDDARRILQEALDQDPSNTTARQLLGNCLVKMGRLDEAQKLFQP is encoded by the coding sequence ATGAAAAAGGGACCCTTCCTGGCCGGGATGCTCCTGGTCCTCCCCTTCCAGGCCTTCGGCGAAGCGGGTTACACCAGCGCCAACTTCCTGAAGATCGGCACCGGCGCCCGGGCGGCCGCCATGGCCGACAGTTTCACCGCGGTGGCCGACGACCCCACGGCGCTCTACTGGAACCCGGCGGGCCTGGCGCTCCTTTCGGGCACGGGCCTTTCCACCACCCACGGCCAATGGCTCCAGGGCGTCACCCAGGACTACCTGGCCCTGGCCCACAAGCTCCCCGACGCGGGCGGGGTGGGCTTGGGCCTCACCCTGCAGGACACCCAGGCCTTCCACGCCACCCTCGAGGACCCCCTGGGCAACTACGCGGGGACCGGCGGGGCCGTCTCGGCCTCCGACTGGGCCCTGTCGCTCGCCTACGCGGACAGCCTGGGCCGCTTCCTTCCCGGGGAACTGATGGCCAACACCTACGCCGGGCTCAAGGTGAACATCCTGGGCCAGGACACCCCCAGCTTGGGGGACACCGCCCTTTCCTTCGACGCGGGTTTCCTGCATTCCATCCCCTCGGCGCACCTTCTCTTCGGGCTGGCGTTCCAGAACATCGGCACGGACCTGCTGGACCACTCCCAACCCTTCCTGGTCAAGGCGGGGGCCTCCTGGTACCAGCCCGCCGCCTTCGCTCCCGGCGACCGGCTGACCCTGGCGGTCGACAGCGACATCCATGAGGACACGGGCTTCCAACCCAGCTTCGGCGCCGAGTACCGCACGCCCCTTACCCAGGACCTGGCGGGGGCCCTTCGCACGGGGGTGCGCACCACCGACGACCTGCAGGGTTTCTCGGCCATGACCTTCGGGGCGGGCCTGCAGAAGGATTTCGGGGACCTCGCCGCCGGGCTCGATTACGCCTTCGTGCCCTACGGGGCCATCGGCGCGACCCACCGCTTCACCTTGAACATTTCCTTACCGCAGGGAGGATCCCCGGCCGGAAGACAGGACCTGTCGGCACCCGCCCAAGGGGTTCCCCCCGCGGGCTCGGTCCCGATGGTGGGTCCGGCACAAGCTTCCCCGGGAATGGATGAGCTTCGTTATTCCGCCCAAAACAAGAACCCCTCCAATAATCAACTGGAAATGGGCCGTCAGGCCATGGACGCGGGAAAATTGGACGACGCGCGCAGGATCCTCCAGGAGGCCCTCGATCAGGACCCCTCGAACACCACCGCACGCCAGTTGTTGGGGAATTGTCTGGTCAAGATGGGCCGCTTGGACGAGGCCCAGAAACTATTCCAACCCTAA
- a CDS encoding SRPBCC family protein: METHSLTPLDKFLPDWRLRQVDRIDVTTPADQAWAAARELDLYRLGFVKGLFWLRTVPDRLLGRGPKMPPQMTIDDIFRIPEPGFRLLEEQKGREVALGAIGKVWKLKIPFLEVPAWEWRRFHDPGFTKVAWSLSVDPLPGGGSTLKTDVRVTATDEVSWRKFRAYWSLIGPFSHAIRRVLLAHFKKALGERPAPDPESLALFGDDLIPRPKAQLTLSRLIEAPAYRVWPWLAQMGCRRGGWYSYDRLDNGGVPSALYVHPELQRIQVGDLFPATPKDTGGFAVLRMEMGRGLVLGSPELLPPELRKGAWGLPYRSTWQFDLVPHGRDACRLYVRVRGEFEPGLKMSLGGPIILLVHRFMESEQLKNLKSRCEAASLGVA; the protein is encoded by the coding sequence ATGGAGACCCACAGTCTTACCCCGCTCGACAAATTCCTCCCCGATTGGCGCCTGCGCCAAGTGGACCGCATCGATGTGACCACGCCGGCCGACCAGGCTTGGGCCGCCGCGCGAGAGCTCGATCTTTACCGACTCGGTTTCGTGAAAGGCCTCTTTTGGCTGCGGACGGTCCCGGACCGCCTCCTCGGCCGGGGCCCCAAGATGCCGCCTCAAATGACCATCGACGACATCTTCAGGATCCCGGAGCCGGGTTTCCGGTTGCTCGAGGAACAAAAGGGCCGGGAGGTCGCCCTGGGCGCCATCGGTAAAGTATGGAAGTTGAAGATCCCCTTCCTGGAGGTCCCCGCCTGGGAATGGCGGCGTTTCCACGACCCCGGTTTCACCAAGGTGGCCTGGAGCCTTTCGGTCGATCCCCTTCCCGGGGGCGGCTCCACCCTCAAGACCGATGTACGCGTCACGGCCACCGACGAGGTCTCCTGGCGGAAGTTCCGGGCCTATTGGTCGCTCATCGGCCCCTTCTCCCACGCCATCCGGCGGGTCCTCCTCGCCCATTTCAAGAAGGCGCTGGGGGAACGACCGGCCCCCGACCCCGAATCCCTCGCCCTTTTCGGCGACGACCTGATCCCCCGCCCCAAGGCCCAGCTCACCCTGAGCCGCCTCATCGAGGCCCCGGCCTACCGGGTCTGGCCTTGGCTGGCGCAGATGGGCTGCCGCCGGGGCGGCTGGTACAGCTACGACCGGCTGGACAACGGCGGCGTTCCCAGCGCCCTCTATGTCCACCCGGAACTCCAAAGGATCCAGGTCGGCGACCTCTTCCCCGCCACCCCGAAGGACACCGGCGGCTTCGCGGTGCTCCGGATGGAAATGGGCAGGGGCCTGGTCCTCGGGTCCCCTGAATTGCTCCCACCGGAACTCCGGAAAGGGGCCTGGGGTCTTCCCTACCGCTCCACCTGGCAGTTCGACCTGGTCCCCCACGGCCGGGACGCCTGCCGGCTCTATGTGCGGGTCCGGGGGGAATTCGAGCCGGGACTCAAAATGTCCCTGGGGGGGCCGATCATCCTGCTCGTCCACCGCTTCATGGAATCCGAGCAACTGAAGAACCTGAAATCGCGTTGTGAAGCGGCCTCTCTCGGCGTTGCCTAG
- a CDS encoding LPP20 family lipoprotein: MKKILMGLLAAGLLAAGCGGNKAEVKPEAQVEGPVKPAWVDKGGVYMGDKGSIVEGVGIADKGPNISLMREKADSRARADLAAQLKVAVKKLTSDYMSDHKDYFDQANTAGSDEMTTVVSKQVVDQVLVGSHIVDRWTDPETGALYALARMDIGDGLYDAYEAALKRALKSQHKLATQQDMKAAMADLDKEVADQRQHEDKIIGANQSAPAVEMGSTR; the protein is encoded by the coding sequence ATGAAGAAGATCCTGATGGGTTTGTTGGCGGCGGGCCTGCTGGCGGCCGGTTGCGGCGGGAACAAGGCGGAAGTGAAGCCCGAGGCCCAGGTGGAAGGACCGGTCAAGCCGGCCTGGGTGGACAAGGGCGGCGTTTACATGGGCGACAAGGGCTCCATCGTCGAGGGTGTGGGCATCGCCGATAAGGGACCGAACATCTCCCTGATGCGCGAGAAGGCGGACAGCCGGGCCCGGGCCGACCTGGCGGCGCAGCTCAAGGTGGCCGTCAAGAAGCTCACCTCCGACTACATGAGCGACCACAAGGACTATTTCGACCAGGCCAACACCGCGGGATCGGACGAGATGACCACGGTGGTGTCCAAGCAGGTGGTGGACCAGGTGCTGGTGGGAAGCCACATCGTGGACCGCTGGACCGACCCCGAGACCGGCGCCCTCTATGCCTTGGCCCGGATGGACATCGGCGACGGGCTCTATGACGCCTATGAGGCCGCCTTGAAGCGGGCCCTGAAGAGCCAGCACAAGCTGGCGACCCAGCAGGACATGAAGGCCGCCATGGCCGATCTGGACAAGGAGGTCGCCGACCAGCGCCAGCACGAGGACAAGATCATCGGGGCCAACCAGTCGGCGCCCGCGGTGGAAATGGGCTCGACCCGGTAG
- a CDS encoding YIP1 family protein, translating to MTFQDLAGNPRRGKIGFLSMLSVGLGYSLVAHFLDLLHAPPVPPPFLAIPADRYFHWAAWFYAPGMLLGWILASAVIQIFSRLLGGQGKFEDTLALTGWASALGTLATLLPDLVLTLVQVAGWMDYGHWRGSVDHGGPWFYIVWAYLLLYLGLFLVFYPQVVWTVHRLSGRRAVGAGWTGFLVYQGFLMLFAR from the coding sequence ATGACCTTCCAGGATTTGGCCGGGAACCCCCGCCGCGGAAAGATCGGCTTCCTGTCCATGCTGTCCGTGGGTTTGGGCTACTCTCTGGTCGCCCATTTCCTGGACCTGCTCCACGCCCCTCCCGTTCCTCCGCCATTCCTCGCCATCCCGGCCGACCGTTATTTCCATTGGGCCGCCTGGTTCTACGCTCCCGGGATGCTCCTGGGCTGGATCCTGGCCTCGGCCGTGATACAGATCTTCTCCAGGCTCCTAGGGGGCCAAGGAAAATTCGAGGATACCCTGGCATTGACGGGCTGGGCCTCCGCCTTGGGGACCCTGGCGACCCTTCTCCCGGACCTGGTCCTGACCTTGGTCCAGGTCGCCGGCTGGATGGATTACGGTCATTGGCGGGGATCGGTCGACCACGGGGGCCCCTGGTTCTATATCGTCTGGGCCTACCTGTTGCTTTACCTCGGCCTTTTCCTTGTTTTCTATCCCCAGGTCGTGTGGACCGTTCACCGCCTCTCCGGGAGAAGGGCCGTGGGGGCCGGCTGGACCGGCTTCCTGGTCTACCAGGGTTTTCTCATGCTATTCGCCAGGTAA